From one Bacteroides intestinalis DSM 17393 genomic stretch:
- a CDS encoding site-specific integrase — MKQTDVTVTFYLKKSEMNDEGHCPVMAKLAVGKFSEAAFSAKMSVPAALWASGRATGKSNAAREINRQLDDLRASAIAIYDELSATRENVTAEDIRNLLLGTAFGQETLLGYFRTFIEHFEKRVGVNREKGTAQSYRYACNCVAAFIQEKYKLSDVPFTALNRSFIDNYDLYLRTERRFALGTIVLLVTRLNTIVGEAIAEGIITADPFAGYEAEHPEREQKYLTAAELQRLMTTPLHDPKLYHIRDLFLFSCYTGIPYGDMCRLTTEDLEVAEDGEVWIKTARKKTKIDYEVPLLDIPLLILDKYRDMAPEGKLLPMYSNNELNRTLKRIAAICGIERKLVFHCGRHTYATEITLSHGVPLETVSKMLGHSRISTTQIYAKVTDDKIDMDTRSLEEKIAGRFSVAI; from the coding sequence ATGAAACAGACGGATGTAACGGTTACGTTCTACCTCAAAAAGAGCGAAATGAATGACGAGGGACATTGCCCGGTCATGGCGAAACTTGCCGTCGGCAAATTTTCAGAAGCGGCTTTTAGCGCGAAAATGTCCGTACCCGCTGCACTGTGGGCATCCGGACGTGCCACGGGTAAAAGTAACGCCGCACGGGAAATCAACCGGCAACTGGACGATTTGCGAGCTTCAGCCATTGCCATTTATGACGAACTGTCAGCCACCCGTGAGAATGTAACGGCTGAAGATATAAGGAATCTGTTGTTGGGGACGGCTTTCGGGCAGGAAACCCTGTTGGGCTATTTCCGGACGTTCATCGAACATTTCGAGAAGCGTGTCGGCGTGAACCGGGAAAAGGGAACAGCGCAATCTTACCGCTATGCTTGTAACTGTGTGGCTGCTTTCATCCAGGAGAAATACAAGTTGTCGGATGTTCCTTTCACGGCCCTGAACCGTTCATTCATCGACAACTATGACCTCTACCTACGCACGGAGCGCCGCTTTGCCCTGGGAACTATCGTGTTGCTTGTCACACGGTTGAACACGATTGTCGGGGAAGCCATCGCGGAAGGGATTATCACTGCCGACCCGTTCGCGGGTTATGAAGCCGAACATCCCGAGCGGGAACAGAAATACCTTACCGCCGCAGAGTTACAACGGCTGATGACCACACCCCTGCACGACCCGAAACTCTACCATATCCGCGACCTGTTCCTCTTCTCCTGCTACACGGGTATCCCTTACGGGGACATGTGCCGCCTGACGACGGAGGATCTGGAAGTGGCCGAGGACGGTGAGGTATGGATCAAGACCGCCCGCAAGAAGACGAAAATCGACTATGAAGTGCCGTTGCTCGACATACCGTTGCTCATCCTCGACAAGTACCGGGATATGGCCCCGGAAGGAAAACTGCTACCGATGTACAGCAACAACGAACTCAACCGGACATTGAAACGTATTGCCGCCATTTGCGGAATTGAACGGAAGCTCGTCTTTCACTGCGGACGCCATACCTACGCCACCGAGATCACGCTTTCGCATGGTGTCCCGCTTGAAACCGTCAGTAAAATGCTGGGGCATAGCCGCATTTCCACGACGCAGATTTACGCCAAAGTGACCGATGACAAGATCGACATGGATACCCGGTCTTTAGAGGAAAAGATTGCCGGCCGCTTCTCCGTAGCTATTTAA
- a CDS encoding MBL fold metallo-hydrolase yields the protein MKVKFISLASGSSGNCYYIGTEKYGILIDAGIAVRTIKKSLKEVGVGMETIRAVFVTHDHADHIKAVGGLGEKLHIPVYTTARIHEGINKSYCMTEKLHSSVHYLEKEEPMVLEDFHIESFEVPHDGTDNVGYCIEIDGKVFSFLTDLGEITPTAAKFIRKANYLILEANYDDEMLRMGTYPQYLKERITSRTGHMSNIATAEFLAENITEDLKYIWLCHLSKDNNHPELAYKTVEWKLKSKGILVGKDVQLCALKRSTPSDLYEFD from the coding sequence ATGAAAGTAAAATTTATAAGCCTTGCGAGCGGAAGTAGTGGCAACTGCTATTATATAGGCACTGAAAAATACGGAATACTTATTGACGCTGGTATAGCGGTACGTACTATTAAGAAATCATTGAAGGAGGTGGGTGTCGGCATGGAGACGATACGCGCGGTATTCGTTACACACGACCACGCAGACCATATCAAAGCTGTAGGCGGACTGGGTGAGAAACTGCACATCCCTGTCTACACAACTGCACGTATCCACGAAGGAATCAACAAAAGTTATTGCATGACGGAGAAGCTCCACTCTTCCGTTCATTATCTGGAGAAAGAAGAACCGATGGTACTGGAAGATTTTCACATTGAGTCTTTCGAAGTTCCCCACGACGGTACGGACAATGTGGGTTATTGCATTGAAATCGACGGAAAAGTATTCTCGTTCCTTACCGACCTTGGTGAAATCACCCCTACTGCTGCCAAGTTTATCCGTAAAGCGAACTACCTGATACTGGAAGCTAACTATGATGATGAAATGCTGCGTATGGGTACATATCCGCAGTATTTAAAGGAGCGCATCACCAGCCGTACGGGACACATGAGCAATATTGCAACTGCCGAGTTCCTGGCTGAAAATATCACGGAAGATCTGAAATATATCTGGCTTTGTCATTTGAGCAAAGACAATAATCATCCGGAACTTGCTTACAAGACGGTGGAATGGAAATTAAAGAGTAAAGGTATATTGGTAGGTAAAGATGTGCAACTCTGCGCTTTAAAGCGTAGCACTCCCTCCGACCTGTATGAGTTTGATTAA
- a CDS encoding BamA/TamA family outer membrane protein, giving the protein MDAKLMKWVLPVLLLIIATDIWAQGPTGTDVSVESSVSVTDTLPQKKSFFKKFLDYFNDANKEKKNKKFDFSVIGGPHYSSDTKFGIGLVAAGLYRTDLNDTILPPSNVSLYGDVSTVGFYLLGVRGNHLFPQDKYRLNYNLYFYSFPSLYWGKGYENGSNDDNESDYDRFQAQVKVDFMTRVARNFYIGPMAVFDYVYGHDFEKSELWEGMKARTTNISLGFSLLYDSRDFLTNAYSGYYLRIDQRFSPAFLGNKYAFSSTELTTSYYHPVWKGGVLAGQFHTLLNYGNPPWGLMATLGSSYSMRGYYEGRYRDKCAMDAQIELRQHVWRRNGIAIWAGAGTVFPKFSGFEVKHILPNYGFGYRWEFKKRVNVRLDLGFGKGQTGFIFNINEAF; this is encoded by the coding sequence ATGGACGCTAAACTAATGAAATGGGTATTACCGGTGCTGTTATTGATAATAGCCACCGATATATGGGCACAAGGTCCCACAGGAACAGATGTTTCAGTCGAATCTTCTGTGTCTGTAACTGACACTTTACCACAAAAGAAAAGTTTCTTCAAGAAATTCCTGGACTATTTTAATGATGCCAACAAAGAGAAAAAAAACAAGAAGTTTGACTTCAGTGTTATCGGAGGACCTCATTATTCCAGTGACACCAAGTTCGGTATCGGCCTGGTAGCCGCCGGATTATATCGTACAGACCTGAATGACACCATCCTTCCGCCATCTAATGTATCTTTATACGGCGATGTATCTACGGTAGGTTTCTATTTGTTGGGGGTACGTGGAAATCATCTCTTTCCACAAGACAAATACCGTCTGAATTACAATCTTTATTTCTATTCGTTCCCCAGCTTGTATTGGGGAAAAGGATATGAAAACGGTTCTAATGACGATAATGAAAGTGATTACGACCGCTTCCAGGCACAAGTAAAGGTAGACTTCATGACTCGTGTAGCGCGCAACTTCTATATCGGTCCGATGGCTGTCTTTGATTATGTCTACGGCCACGATTTTGAAAAGTCCGAACTGTGGGAAGGAATGAAAGCACGGACTACCAATATAAGCCTCGGATTCTCATTACTCTATGATTCACGGGATTTCCTTACAAATGCCTATAGTGGCTATTACCTGAGAATAGACCAACGATTCAGCCCCGCATTCCTCGGTAATAAATATGCTTTCAGCAGCACAGAACTGACTACCAGCTATTATCATCCTGTATGGAAAGGGGGAGTATTGGCTGGGCAATTCCATACGTTGCTGAATTACGGTAATCCGCCTTGGGGATTGATGGCAACATTGGGGAGTTCTTATTCCATGCGTGGCTATTACGAAGGGCGTTACCGTGATAAATGTGCCATGGATGCGCAGATAGAGCTTCGTCAGCACGTCTGGAGGCGAAATGGCATAGCTATATGGGCAGGAGCGGGAACCGTGTTTCCTAAATTCTCCGGCTTCGAAGTTAAACACATCCTCCCTAATTATGGTTTTGGTTATCGGTGGGAGTTCAAAAAGAGAGTAAACGTAAGGTTAGATTTAGGGTTTGGAAAAGGCCAGACCGGATTTATATTCAACATCAATGAAGCTTTTTAA
- a CDS encoding MFS transporter has protein sequence MNNWKKKFIIIWSGQLFSILSSSIAQFSIVLWISLKTGSAEVLSFAMIAALLPQALLGAFAGVYVDRWNRKWTMIGADSFVALCSGVIALLFYLDIVELWHIYILLALRSIGGSFHSPAMKSSIPLLAPEKELTRIAGINQAIQSICNIGGPALGAVLLLAFDMSLVMLLDVAGTIIACTSLLFVYIPNPKKENISAKSVLNDMRDGFHVIMRNRGVSWVMVTEILITFFVLPIVALMPLMTLHTFSGTAYQISLIETLFGAGMLAGGALLGIWNPKIRKILMIAFSYAVLGLALAICGMLPGNGYVFFAILTVVQGLIVPFLSGPFTALLQTQFKPIYLGRVFSLFDSISLFPSIIGLLVTSFVADSLGIGNIFIYCGFAIMVTAILMMCIPSVRNLEKEEFRKKK, from the coding sequence ATGAATAATTGGAAGAAAAAATTTATCATAATATGGAGCGGGCAACTATTTTCTATATTAAGTAGTTCCATCGCTCAGTTCTCTATCGTCTTATGGATTAGTCTCAAAACGGGTTCTGCGGAAGTTTTGTCCTTTGCCATGATTGCTGCCTTGTTGCCGCAAGCCTTGTTAGGGGCATTTGCAGGCGTATATGTGGATCGCTGGAACCGGAAATGGACTATGATAGGTGCAGATAGTTTCGTTGCACTCTGTTCCGGTGTCATTGCTTTGTTATTTTACCTGGATATTGTGGAATTGTGGCATATCTATATATTATTGGCGCTTCGTTCCATTGGTGGTTCGTTCCATTCACCGGCAATGAAATCATCCATTCCATTGCTGGCTCCGGAAAAGGAACTGACACGTATTGCGGGAATTAACCAGGCTATCCAGTCTATTTGTAATATCGGTGGCCCTGCGTTGGGAGCGGTTCTGCTTCTGGCATTCGATATGAGTCTAGTCATGTTATTGGATGTGGCAGGCACAATCATTGCCTGCACTTCCCTACTGTTTGTTTACATTCCGAATCCGAAGAAGGAAAATATCTCAGCTAAGAGTGTATTGAACGATATGCGCGACGGTTTTCATGTGATTATGCGTAATCGAGGAGTTAGTTGGGTGATGGTTACAGAAATCCTGATTACTTTCTTTGTGTTGCCGATAGTCGCCCTGATGCCGTTGATGACTTTGCATACTTTCTCCGGAACAGCTTATCAGATTAGTTTGATAGAAACACTTTTCGGGGCGGGTATGTTGGCTGGAGGGGCTTTATTGGGGATTTGGAATCCTAAGATTAGGAAGATACTGATGATTGCGTTCTCTTATGCGGTACTTGGTCTGGCATTGGCTATATGTGGTATGTTGCCCGGCAATGGGTATGTCTTTTTTGCCATACTGACAGTGGTACAAGGGCTTATCGTACCATTTCTATCCGGTCCCTTTACCGCTCTATTGCAGACGCAGTTCAAGCCGATTTATCTAGGACGCGTATTCTCGCTTTTCGACAGTATAAGTTTGTTTCCTTCTATCATCGGTCTGCTTGTCACAAGCTTTGTAGCTGACTCTTTGGGAATAGGCAACATATTTATCTACTGTGGTTTTGCCATTATGGTGACTGCAATTCTGATGATGTGTATTCCTTCTGTTAGAAATCTGGAGAAAGAGGAGTTCAGGAAGAAAAAGTAA
- a CDS encoding phosphoethanolamine transferase: protein MKLFKNIKKWLENQEHLFYLFLLILIVPNIILCFTEPMPVVAKVCNVLLPFAFYYLLMTLSRNCGKMFWILFLFIFFGAFQIVLLYLFGQSIIAVDMFLNLVTTNSSEAMELLDNLVPALVSVIILYIPALILAAISIIKKRKLSSEFIRRERKKAWIALLIGFISLGAAYGLDKRYELKSDLYPANVCYNVALAFQRNVQTRTYHRTSENFTFNAQPSHPEDRREIYIMVVGETSRALNWSLYDYDRDTNPELSKIEGVTSFCHVLTESNTTHKSVPMLLSPVSAQNFDSIYYRKSIITAFKEAGFQTAFFSNQRYNHSFIDFFGMEADTYDFIKEDSQDSQYNPSDDELLMLVEKELEKGNRKQFIVLHTYGSHFNYRERYPETAAFFLPDFPVDAEVKYKDNLMNAYDNSIRYTDNFLARIIHLLKQQQVDASMLYTSDHGEDIFDDGRHLFLHASPVPSYYQLHVPLLLWTSDSYREEYPGIEKAASMNRQKNISSSISFFQTMMELAGIETPYRNDSLSVTSPLYTEKSRVYLNDHNEPHSLDDIGMRKEDFEMLKKRGIDAQ from the coding sequence ATGAAGCTTTTTAAAAACATAAAGAAATGGTTGGAAAATCAGGAGCATTTGTTCTATCTGTTCCTGCTGATCCTGATAGTACCCAATATCATCCTCTGTTTTACAGAGCCGATGCCTGTGGTGGCAAAAGTGTGCAATGTACTGTTGCCATTTGCTTTCTATTATCTATTAATGACTTTGTCGAGAAACTGTGGAAAGATGTTCTGGATACTTTTCTTATTCATCTTCTTCGGAGCTTTCCAGATAGTACTGCTTTATCTCTTCGGACAGTCCATTATTGCTGTGGATATGTTCCTGAACTTGGTAACCACTAATTCGAGTGAAGCTATGGAGTTGCTGGATAATCTTGTTCCGGCATTAGTGAGTGTGATTATCCTTTATATACCGGCATTGATTCTGGCTGCAATCTCCATTATAAAGAAGCGGAAATTATCTTCGGAATTTATCCGTCGGGAACGGAAAAAGGCATGGATTGCCTTGCTCATAGGTTTTATTTCACTGGGCGCCGCTTATGGACTGGATAAACGTTACGAGCTGAAATCGGATTTGTATCCTGCCAACGTGTGTTATAATGTAGCACTCGCATTCCAGCGTAATGTCCAAACAAGGACGTATCACCGCACATCAGAGAACTTTACTTTTAACGCCCAACCTTCCCATCCGGAAGACAGACGGGAAATTTATATTATGGTAGTGGGCGAGACATCCCGCGCCCTGAACTGGAGTCTTTACGACTATGATCGGGATACGAACCCTGAACTTTCTAAAATAGAAGGAGTAACTTCTTTCTGCCATGTTCTGACGGAATCGAATACTACGCACAAGAGTGTACCCATGCTGCTTTCTCCTGTTTCTGCACAGAATTTCGATTCCATTTATTATCGGAAAAGCATCATTACCGCTTTCAAAGAAGCCGGTTTCCAGACAGCCTTCTTCTCAAACCAGCGGTATAATCATTCTTTCATCGACTTCTTCGGAATGGAAGCGGATACTTATGATTTTATCAAAGAAGATTCGCAGGATTCCCAATACAATCCTTCGGATGACGAACTGTTAATGTTGGTAGAAAAAGAACTTGAGAAAGGAAATCGGAAACAGTTCATTGTATTGCATACTTATGGATCCCACTTCAATTACCGGGAACGTTATCCGGAAACTGCTGCTTTCTTCTTACCGGATTTCCCCGTAGATGCAGAAGTGAAATACAAAGATAACCTGATGAATGCCTACGACAATTCCATTCGGTATACGGATAATTTCCTGGCACGTATCATCCACCTATTGAAGCAGCAGCAAGTAGATGCCAGTATGCTTTACACGTCCGACCATGGGGAAGATATCTTCGACGATGGCCGACACCTGTTTCTTCATGCATCCCCCGTTCCGTCCTACTATCAGCTACACGTACCTCTCCTGCTGTGGACATCCGACAGTTATAGGGAAGAGTATCCCGGGATAGAGAAAGCTGCTTCGATGAACCGACAGAAAAATATATCTTCCAGCATTTCTTTCTTCCAGACCATGATGGAATTGGCCGGAATAGAAACTCCGTATCGCAATGACAGTCTATCTGTCACCAGCCCTCTCTATACAGAGAAATCGAGGGTTTATCTGAACGATCATAATGAACCGCATTCACTGGATGATATAGGAATGAGAAAAGAAGACTTTGAGATGCTGAAAAAAAGAGGTATAGACGCACAATAA